One genomic segment of Catalinimonas alkaloidigena includes these proteins:
- a CDS encoding GAF domain-containing sensor histidine kinase yields the protein MPKDPVDFQAEIDAVSRISIVPTLLDVLCKTTGMSFAAIARVTESRWVTCSVLDKIPFGLKPGDELKIETTFCDVVRQHDKPVVINHVDQDEKYNCHPIPAMYGFQSYISVPIYRKDGSFFGTLCSLDTKPATVNTPEVIGMFNLYADLISFHLNAVDQLDNTELQLREEREMAELREQFIAILGHDLRNPVATTKASTELLLEMPLDKSAKRIVEVIQTTNFRMEGLINNILDFARGRLGGGISLKPAEHQDTLEKSLLQVITEMRTLSAEQHIESQIELKRTVHADADRIAQLFSNLLGNAIMHGGKNKPVKVYASSDEDKFVLSVTNQGKKIPDAAMAKLFHPFSRGEVKPGKKGLGLGLYIASEIARAHQGKLLVKSNDEETCFTFEMPMNL from the coding sequence GTGCCTAAAGACCCAGTAGATTTTCAGGCTGAAATTGATGCCGTCAGTCGTATTTCAATCGTGCCCACCTTATTAGATGTCTTATGCAAAACCACAGGAATGAGTTTTGCTGCCATAGCCCGCGTTACTGAGAGCAGATGGGTTACCTGTAGTGTGCTAGACAAGATTCCTTTTGGACTCAAGCCCGGTGATGAGTTAAAAATAGAAACTACCTTCTGCGATGTAGTGCGTCAACACGATAAACCTGTGGTTATTAACCACGTGGATCAGGACGAGAAATACAATTGTCATCCTATACCAGCGATGTATGGCTTTCAGAGCTATATCTCAGTGCCTATCTATCGTAAAGATGGTAGCTTCTTTGGCACGCTTTGCTCTTTGGATACCAAACCTGCCACTGTAAATACCCCGGAAGTTATTGGGATGTTTAATTTGTATGCTGATCTTATTTCTTTTCATCTAAATGCTGTTGATCAACTGGATAATACTGAATTGCAGCTCAGAGAGGAGCGTGAAATGGCTGAACTCAGAGAGCAGTTTATTGCCATATTAGGCCATGACCTTCGCAATCCGGTAGCTACCACAAAAGCAAGCACCGAACTCCTACTGGAAATGCCTTTAGACAAGAGCGCTAAGCGCATAGTAGAAGTTATCCAGACCACAAACTTCAGGATGGAGGGGCTGATAAATAACATTTTGGATTTTGCCAGAGGACGCCTGGGAGGAGGTATCAGCCTCAAACCTGCTGAACATCAGGATACCCTGGAAAAAAGTCTGCTTCAGGTGATTACCGAAATGCGTACATTGTCCGCCGAGCAGCATATTGAAAGCCAGATTGAGTTAAAGAGAACTGTACATGCAGATGCCGACCGTATTGCTCAACTGTTCTCCAACCTGCTGGGCAATGCCATTATGCATGGGGGAAAAAACAAGCCTGTTAAGGTGTATGCCAGCAGTGATGAGGATAAATTTGTGCTTTCGGTAACGAATCAGGGAAAGAAAATTCCAGATGCTGCCATGGCAAAGCTCTTTCACCCATTCTCACGAGGTGAAGTAAAGCCGGGAAAAAAGGGCTTGGGACTCGGGCTCTATATTGCATCTGAAATTGCACGCGCACATCAGGGGAAGCTCCTTGTCAAATCCAATGACGAAGAAACCTGCTTCACCTTTGAGATGCCCATGAACTTATGA